The following proteins come from a genomic window of Pyxidicoccus sp. MSG2:
- a CDS encoding tetratricopeptide repeat protein, which produces MEEPLKQLLTLGRGYFEKKQYAQAEQYLAKIVEQNPTFADVFNMLGIIYHDQGQFARAQRAFESALKLNPAYTEAALNLAVIYNDMGKYAEAKEVYQAALSQQKTGPGELDPYVEKKIANMYGEIGDVYASSGAWAKAVEEYRRALALCPQFVDIRLKLGNALRDAGDNAAALAEYEQVITQNPSFIPGRIQYGVALYSAGRRAEAVRVWEDVLARSPDNKSAQMYLNLVKDPGTPEQAG; this is translated from the coding sequence ATGGAAGAGCCCCTCAAGCAGCTACTGACCCTCGGGCGCGGCTACTTCGAGAAGAAGCAGTACGCCCAGGCCGAGCAATACCTCGCGAAGATCGTCGAGCAGAATCCGACCTTCGCGGACGTGTTCAACATGCTCGGCATCATCTACCACGACCAGGGCCAGTTCGCCCGGGCGCAGCGCGCCTTCGAGTCCGCGCTGAAGCTCAACCCCGCGTACACGGAGGCGGCCCTCAACCTGGCCGTCATCTACAACGACATGGGGAAGTACGCCGAGGCGAAGGAGGTCTACCAAGCCGCCCTCTCCCAGCAGAAGACCGGCCCCGGCGAGCTGGACCCCTACGTGGAGAAGAAGATCGCCAACATGTACGGCGAGATTGGCGACGTCTACGCCTCCAGCGGGGCGTGGGCGAAGGCGGTCGAAGAGTACCGGCGGGCGCTCGCCCTTTGCCCGCAGTTCGTGGACATCCGCCTCAAGCTGGGCAATGCCTTGCGTGACGCGGGCGACAACGCCGCGGCCCTCGCCGAGTACGAGCAGGTCATCACCCAGAACCCATCTTTCATCCCGGGCCGTATCCAGTATGGAGTGGCGCTGTATTCGGCCGGGCGTCGGGCGGAGGCGGTGCGGGTCTGGGAGGACGTGCTGGCGCGCAGCCCGGATAACAAGAGCGCGCAGATGTACCTCAACCTGGTGAAGGACCCCGGCACGCCGGAGCAGGCCGGTTGA
- a CDS encoding outer membrane protein assembly factor BamD produces MRSAVAFLTAVLLFASGCASLTSGQAGEPNYASSAEENLRLGTEAMENKDFLKAQKYFEYVRAKFPYQDAAREAELKLADVDFAREAWPEAREQYESFIKLHPTHPKVDYAAYRSALTHVEDYPSEFFALPPPEEKDQGEIRAALLAMEDFRRQYPKSEYADEAKANADEARRRLAEHELYVARFYQKRERWKAVAQRLESLLRRYPGTQYEEEALFDLHAAYVKLNDPKKAEETLRQVLRRLPGTPAAERAQRMLGS; encoded by the coding sequence ATGCGTTCCGCCGTCGCCTTCCTGACCGCCGTCCTGCTCTTCGCCTCCGGCTGTGCGTCCCTCACCTCGGGACAGGCCGGTGAGCCCAACTACGCCAGCTCCGCCGAGGAGAACCTGCGCCTTGGCACGGAGGCCATGGAGAACAAGGACTTCCTCAAGGCCCAGAAGTACTTCGAGTACGTCCGCGCGAAGTTCCCCTACCAGGATGCCGCCCGCGAGGCCGAGCTCAAGCTGGCGGACGTGGACTTCGCCCGCGAGGCCTGGCCCGAGGCGCGCGAGCAGTACGAGTCCTTCATCAAGCTCCACCCCACGCACCCCAAGGTGGACTACGCCGCCTACCGCTCCGCCCTCACGCACGTGGAGGACTACCCCTCCGAGTTCTTCGCCCTGCCGCCCCCGGAGGAGAAGGACCAGGGGGAAATCCGGGCCGCGCTGCTCGCCATGGAGGACTTCCGGCGCCAGTACCCGAAGTCCGAGTACGCCGACGAAGCCAAGGCCAATGCCGACGAGGCCCGCAGGCGCCTGGCGGAGCACGAGTTGTACGTGGCCCGTTTCTACCAGAAGCGTGAGCGGTGGAAGGCGGTGGCCCAGCGCCTGGAGTCGCTGCTGCGCCGCTACCCGGGCACCCAGTACGAGGAGGAGGCCCTCTTCGACCTGCACGCGGCCTACGTGAAGCTGAACGACCCGAAGAAGGCGGAGGAGACGCTGCGGCAGGTGCTGCGCCGGCTGCCCGGAACGCCCGCCGCGGAGCGCGCCCAGCGCATGCTGGGCTCGTGA
- a CDS encoding regulatory protein RecX — protein sequence MHPEDDGPPEDAGPDAVRRATDACLKLLSVRSRSRQELDAALTRKGFVQKVREEALSRVTGWGYLDDARFAQERAAALLRKGRLGPRAVLQRLEAHGLPEETARQALAQASGTEDFDALAAARAVLEGKGLLGRPLDAKERARAGRLLDSRGFSEDVIHRLLGEPSLDPSGPDE from the coding sequence ATGCATCCGGAGGATGACGGTCCCCCCGAAGACGCCGGCCCGGACGCGGTCCGCCGCGCCACGGACGCCTGTCTGAAGCTGCTCTCCGTGCGCTCCCGCAGCCGTCAGGAATTGGACGCGGCCCTCACGCGAAAGGGCTTCGTACAGAAGGTCCGCGAGGAGGCGCTCTCCCGGGTGACGGGCTGGGGCTACCTCGACGATGCGCGCTTCGCCCAGGAGCGCGCCGCCGCGCTCCTGCGCAAGGGACGGCTGGGCCCGCGCGCCGTGCTCCAGCGCCTCGAGGCCCACGGGCTGCCCGAGGAGACGGCCCGCCAGGCCCTGGCGCAGGCGAGCGGCACGGAGGACTTCGACGCGCTGGCCGCCGCGCGCGCGGTGCTGGAGGGGAAGGGGCTGCTCGGCCGCCCGCTCGACGCGAAGGAGCGGGCCCGCGCGGGACGGCTCCTCGACAGCCGGGGCTTTTCCGAAGACGTCATCCACCGGTTGCTGGGTGAACCTTCGCTGGACCCCTCAGGCCCGGACGAATAG
- a CDS encoding type IV pilus twitching motility protein PilT — protein MELNEILQIALRGGASDIHLKAGLPPMFRVDGSLVPLKDGRRLPPEEVARMAFGIMNEFQKEKFKSSNEVDLAYGVPGLGRFRVNVFQQRGTVGAVLRVIPFKVMTMQDLLLPQVLAKICGEERGLVLVTGTTGSGKSTTLAAMIDHINANETSHIMTIEDPIEFLIRDKRSIVNQREVGVDTMSFAQALKSALRQDPDVILVGEMRDHETIETALHAAETGHLVMSTLHTLDATETINRIVSAFPPHQQKQVRLQLASVLKGVVSQRLVPRADGKGRVAAVEVLRVTARVRELIEDKDRTKEIHDAIAQGTDSYGMQTFDQSLMSLVRQGLVTYEEAHRQASNPDDFALRFSGISGTSDSKWDNFDAKPGDARPIPGSASFAQKGAPTAAAPAPAPATPPTPAPVAQAMRPGAPAPAGAPRPGAPAPAAARPPAPAARPPTPAPAPAPAPAAGGDDDFQIERF, from the coding sequence ATGGAACTGAACGAGATTCTGCAGATCGCCCTGCGCGGCGGTGCCTCCGACATTCATCTCAAGGCCGGCCTTCCGCCCATGTTCCGCGTGGACGGCTCGCTGGTGCCGCTCAAGGACGGCCGCCGCCTCCCCCCGGAGGAGGTCGCGCGCATGGCCTTCGGCATCATGAACGAGTTCCAGAAGGAGAAGTTCAAGTCGAGCAACGAGGTGGACCTGGCGTACGGCGTCCCCGGCCTGGGCCGCTTCCGCGTCAACGTCTTCCAGCAGCGCGGCACGGTGGGCGCCGTCTTGCGCGTCATCCCCTTCAAGGTGATGACGATGCAGGACCTGCTGCTGCCCCAGGTGCTCGCGAAGATTTGCGGCGAGGAGCGCGGCCTCGTGCTGGTGACGGGCACCACGGGCTCCGGCAAGTCCACCACGCTGGCGGCGATGATCGACCACATCAACGCCAACGAGACCAGCCACATCATGACGATTGAGGACCCCATCGAGTTCCTCATTCGCGACAAGCGCTCCATCGTGAACCAGCGCGAGGTGGGCGTGGACACGATGAGCTTCGCGCAGGCCCTCAAGAGCGCGCTGCGGCAGGACCCGGACGTCATCCTCGTCGGCGAAATGCGAGACCACGAGACGATTGAGACGGCGCTCCACGCGGCGGAGACGGGCCACCTCGTGATGTCCACGCTGCACACGCTGGACGCGACGGAGACCATCAACCGCATCGTGTCCGCCTTCCCTCCGCACCAGCAGAAGCAGGTGCGCCTGCAGCTCGCCAGCGTGCTCAAGGGCGTGGTTTCCCAGCGCCTCGTGCCGCGCGCGGACGGCAAGGGCCGCGTGGCCGCGGTGGAGGTGCTGCGCGTCACCGCCCGCGTGCGCGAGCTCATCGAGGACAAGGACCGCACGAAGGAAATCCACGACGCGATTGCGCAGGGCACCGACTCGTACGGGATGCAGACCTTCGACCAGTCTCTGATGAGCCTGGTGCGCCAGGGGCTCGTCACCTACGAGGAGGCCCACCGTCAGGCCTCCAACCCGGACGACTTCGCGCTGCGCTTCTCCGGCATCAGCGGCACGTCCGACTCGAAGTGGGACAACTTCGACGCGAAGCCCGGCGACGCGCGCCCCATCCCCGGCTCGGCCTCCTTCGCTCAGAAGGGGGCGCCCACCGCGGCGGCTCCGGCCCCGGCTCCGGCGACTCCGCCCACGCCGGCTCCGGTGGCCCAGGCGATGCGCCCGGGGGCGCCCGCGCCCGCTGGCGCGCCGCGTCCCGGTGCTCCGGCCCCCGCCGCCGCGCGTCCGCCCGCGCCCGCCGCGCGCCCGCCGACGCCTGCGCCCGCTCCGGCCCCGGCGCCTGCCGCGGGGGGGGACGACGACTTCCAGATTGAGCGCTTCTGA
- the rpsI gene encoding 30S ribosomal protein S9, producing the protein MPIHQELGFYATGRRKEATARVWIRPGTGQVTVNGRELNAYFGRETSKMVLNQPLDILEQKGKLDITVNVKGGGLSGQAGAIRHGIARALCSFNPEFRPALKKAGFLTRDARAVERKKYGQPGARRRFQFSKR; encoded by the coding sequence ATGCCCATCCATCAAGAACTCGGTTTCTACGCCACCGGCCGCCGCAAGGAGGCCACCGCCCGCGTCTGGATTCGTCCCGGCACCGGCCAGGTCACCGTCAACGGTCGCGAGCTCAACGCCTACTTCGGTCGTGAGACCTCGAAGATGGTGCTCAACCAGCCCCTCGACATCCTCGAGCAGAAGGGCAAGCTGGACATCACGGTCAACGTGAAGGGCGGCGGTCTCTCCGGCCAGGCCGGCGCCATCCGTCACGGCATCGCCCGTGCGCTGTGCTCCTTCAACCCGGAGTTCCGTCCGGCGCTGAAGAAGGCCGGCTTCCTCACCCGCGATGCTCGCGCGGTCGAGCGCAAGAAGTACGGCCAGCCGGGCGCGCGTCGCCGGTTCCAGTTCTCCAAGCGCTAG
- the rplM gene encoding 50S ribosomal protein L13, which yields MSQKTYSAKAGDIKRQWHVIDVSDKVLGRAASQIATLLKGKHKAIYTPSIDTGDHVVVINAEKVKVTGTKEQDKQYYRHSRAGFPGGLKITNLEKLRQRHPEDIVINAVRRMLPRNALGRQMMTKLKVYAGDTHPHAAQKPAAFEVEA from the coding sequence ATGTCGCAGAAGACCTACAGCGCGAAGGCTGGGGACATCAAGCGCCAGTGGCACGTCATTGACGTGTCCGACAAGGTGCTGGGCCGCGCGGCGAGCCAGATTGCCACCCTCCTCAAGGGTAAGCACAAGGCGATCTACACGCCGTCCATCGATACCGGCGACCACGTCGTCGTCATCAACGCCGAAAAGGTGAAGGTGACGGGGACGAAGGAGCAGGACAAGCAGTACTACCGGCACTCCCGCGCCGGTTTCCCTGGTGGCTTGAAGATCACCAACCTGGAGAAGCTCCGCCAGCGTCACCCCGAGGACATCGTCATCAACGCCGTGCGCCGCATGCTTCCGCGTAACGCGCTCGGTCGGCAGATGATGACGAAGCTGAAGGTCTACGCGGGTGACACCCATCCTCACGCGGCCCAGAAGCCCGCCGCGTTTGAGGTCGAGGCGTAA
- a CDS encoding ATP-dependent helicase, translating to MDLSKLNPPQREAVVTLQGPLLVLAGAGSGKTRVITHRIVHLLNERPGHLMARNVLAVTFTNKAATEMKERLVHMAGPRAQGVLVCTFHAFGSEVLREDIHRLGWPKKFAIADMGDQLANIRRAMREHKIDDRAFDARKVLTLISKAKNSGKTPEPKPEGIGDDYDLITHLVYPDYQLALKAQGSVDFDDLLLLPARLLREFPDLYAKYTRRFRYLLVDEFQDTNSAQLELLKLLAGEQRNVCAVGDDDQCIYSWRGAEVRNILDFDRFFPGGKEVRLEQNYRSVQTVLDAANAVIAKNPERKAKQMWTDRAGGPKVKVVGCPNDEEEARFVAHEIQKHMSLGIPADDIAVLYRTNGQSHPIEEMLREKSIPYEVVGGSEFFDRREVKDVIAYFKVIVNKLDEISLLRIVNVPSRGIGDVTMERLAVHARGEGVTLWTVMRKADQYEDLPPGAGGKVLEFVEMIERYRAAYEFGQLATATRKLLEEIGFAEATRAHATSSTIADKKLKSVDMVINSLENFEKREGPKASLLTYLNRLSLDTRQEEEEVPGGNRRVTLMTVHASKGLEYRLVFFIGMEEDLMPHGGMQGEAQNLEEERRLCYVGITRAKEVLYLTRANVRTKRGKDVPRTPSRFLEDLPPEVVEKVDLEAPRQGPATPEEKNFFANLKERFKKPQPGGAGPAPGAAPSRPAGPSGGATG from the coding sequence ATGGACCTCTCGAAGCTCAACCCTCCGCAGCGCGAGGCCGTGGTCACCCTCCAGGGTCCGCTCCTCGTGCTGGCGGGCGCCGGCAGCGGCAAGACCCGAGTCATCACCCACCGCATCGTCCACCTGCTCAACGAGCGGCCGGGCCACCTCATGGCCCGCAACGTCCTCGCCGTCACCTTCACTAACAAGGCGGCGACGGAGATGAAGGAGCGCCTGGTCCACATGGCGGGCCCGCGTGCGCAGGGGGTGCTGGTGTGCACCTTCCACGCATTTGGCTCGGAGGTCCTCCGCGAGGACATCCACCGCCTGGGTTGGCCGAAGAAGTTCGCCATCGCCGACATGGGCGACCAGCTCGCCAACATCCGGCGCGCCATGCGCGAGCACAAAATCGACGACCGCGCCTTCGACGCGCGCAAGGTGCTCACGCTCATCTCCAAGGCGAAGAACTCGGGGAAGACGCCCGAGCCCAAGCCGGAGGGCATCGGCGACGACTACGACCTCATCACCCACCTCGTCTACCCGGACTACCAGCTCGCGCTGAAGGCGCAGGGCTCGGTGGACTTCGACGACCTGCTGCTCTTGCCCGCGCGCCTGCTGCGCGAGTTTCCGGACCTCTACGCCAAGTACACGCGGCGCTTCCGCTACCTGCTGGTGGACGAGTTCCAGGACACCAACAGCGCCCAGTTGGAGTTGCTCAAGCTGCTGGCCGGCGAGCAGCGCAACGTGTGCGCGGTGGGTGACGACGACCAGTGCATCTACTCGTGGCGCGGCGCCGAGGTGCGCAACATCCTCGACTTCGACCGCTTCTTCCCGGGAGGGAAGGAGGTGCGGCTGGAGCAGAACTACCGCTCCGTCCAGACGGTGCTGGACGCGGCCAACGCCGTCATCGCGAAGAATCCCGAGCGCAAGGCCAAGCAGATGTGGACCGACCGCGCGGGGGGGCCGAAGGTGAAGGTGGTGGGCTGCCCCAACGACGAGGAGGAGGCCCGCTTCGTCGCGCACGAAATCCAGAAGCACATGTCCCTGGGCATCCCCGCGGACGACATCGCCGTGCTCTACCGCACCAACGGCCAGTCGCACCCCATCGAGGAGATGCTGCGCGAGAAGAGCATCCCCTACGAGGTCGTGGGCGGCAGCGAGTTCTTCGACCGGCGCGAGGTGAAGGACGTCATCGCGTACTTCAAGGTCATCGTGAACAAGCTGGACGAAATCTCGCTCCTGCGCATCGTCAACGTGCCGTCGCGCGGCATCGGTGACGTGACGATGGAGCGGCTGGCCGTCCACGCGCGCGGCGAGGGCGTCACGCTGTGGACGGTGATGCGCAAGGCCGACCAGTACGAAGACCTGCCGCCCGGCGCCGGGGGCAAGGTGCTCGAGTTCGTGGAGATGATCGAGCGCTACCGGGCCGCGTACGAGTTCGGCCAGCTCGCCACGGCCACGCGCAAGCTGCTGGAGGAGATTGGCTTCGCCGAGGCCACGCGCGCCCACGCGACGTCCTCCACCATCGCGGACAAGAAGCTCAAGAGCGTGGACATGGTCATCAACTCGCTGGAGAACTTCGAGAAGCGCGAGGGGCCCAAGGCCAGCCTTCTCACCTACCTCAACCGCCTGAGCCTGGACACGCGCCAGGAAGAGGAGGAGGTGCCCGGAGGCAACCGCCGCGTCACCCTGATGACGGTGCACGCCTCCAAGGGCCTGGAGTACCGGCTCGTGTTCTTCATTGGCATGGAGGAGGACCTGATGCCCCACGGGGGCATGCAGGGCGAGGCGCAGAACCTCGAGGAGGAGCGGCGCCTCTGCTATGTGGGCATCACCCGCGCCAAGGAGGTGCTCTACCTCACCCGCGCCAACGTCCGGACCAAGCGCGGCAAGGACGTGCCCCGGACCCCCTCCCGCTTCCTGGAGGACCTTCCTCCGGAGGTGGTGGAGAAGGTGGACCTGGAAGCACCGCGTCAGGGCCCCGCCACCCCGGAGGAGAAGAACTTCTTCGCCAACCTCAAGGAGCGCTTCAAGAAGCCCCAGCCGGGGGGGGCCGGGCCGGCACCTGGAGCGGCCCCCAGCCGGCCCGCGGGGCCTTCGGGAGGGGCGACCGGGTAG
- a CDS encoding caib/baif family protein, with protein MVKEKGTRPEAVDPLAQEKAARAVVATLGKREFLEQFQKLAKSYAQDPGNPGSYACEGCQRCANCMFCKDCDSCFQCTHCTRCELCNNCSHCVECKSCHACAYCVQSENCTSSAYLVLSRNLQDCNYCFGCVGLAKKDFHILNVPFPRTEYFKVVGRLKKELGLP; from the coding sequence GTGGTGAAGGAGAAAGGAACGCGACCCGAAGCGGTGGACCCGCTCGCACAGGAGAAGGCCGCGCGCGCGGTGGTGGCCACACTGGGCAAGCGGGAGTTCCTGGAGCAGTTCCAGAAGCTGGCCAAGAGCTACGCGCAGGACCCGGGCAACCCCGGCTCCTACGCGTGCGAGGGCTGCCAGCGCTGCGCCAACTGCATGTTCTGCAAGGACTGCGACAGCTGCTTCCAGTGCACCCACTGCACCCGGTGCGAGCTGTGCAACAACTGCTCGCACTGCGTGGAGTGCAAGAGCTGCCACGCGTGCGCCTACTGCGTGCAGAGCGAGAACTGCACCAGCAGCGCGTACCTGGTGCTGAGCCGCAACCTGCAGGACTGCAACTACTGCTTCGGCTGCGTGGGCCTGGCCAAGAAGGACTTCCACATCCTCAACGTCCCCTTCCCCCGGACGGAGTACTTCAAGGTCGTGGGGCGGCTGAAGAAGGAGCTGGGGCTGCCGTAG
- a CDS encoding class I SAM-dependent rRNA methyltransferase: MPPHAALPVARTTPKGAKSLRHGNPWLYRTELAAPPDVKGPGAVVLVVDSQGNPIGQALYARRSPLALRLLTRKGPAEEPVDDAFFRRRLEAALARRAPLSGRDGLRLVHGEADLLPGLFVDRYGKGLTLQTLSEGMDARKESLARMLVELTGATHVVARDDGSGRDFEGLPREARLLHGEGDARFTYHEGLSRFEVDLLGDMKTGAFLDQVDNHLRAGELARGEGMDLFSYHGGFALSLSRNCTSVLAVEQDAKAAARAKANAEANGRANVTVENANAFDVLRRFDTEGRRFDTIVLDPPGLAKRREGLATALRAYHELNLRAFRCLKPDGLLVTCSCSGKLDRAGFEEMVLAAAADAKRPVQILERRGAGLDHPVLGGLLETEYLKALYVRAL; this comes from the coding sequence ATGCCCCCCCATGCAGCGCTCCCCGTCGCGCGCACCACCCCCAAGGGCGCGAAGTCGCTCCGCCACGGCAACCCCTGGCTGTACCGCACCGAGCTGGCCGCCCCCCCCGACGTGAAGGGCCCCGGCGCGGTGGTGCTGGTGGTGGACTCGCAGGGCAACCCCATCGGCCAGGCGCTCTACGCCCGCCGCTCGCCGCTCGCGCTGCGCCTGCTGACGCGCAAGGGCCCCGCCGAGGAGCCGGTGGATGACGCCTTCTTCCGCCGCCGGCTGGAGGCCGCGCTGGCGCGCCGCGCCCCGCTGTCCGGCCGCGACGGGCTGCGCCTGGTGCACGGCGAGGCGGACCTGCTGCCCGGCCTCTTCGTGGACCGCTACGGCAAGGGCCTCACGCTGCAGACGCTCTCCGAGGGCATGGACGCGCGCAAGGAGTCGCTGGCGCGCATGCTGGTGGAGCTCACCGGCGCCACCCACGTCGTGGCCCGGGACGACGGCTCCGGCCGCGACTTCGAGGGCCTGCCCCGCGAGGCGCGCCTGCTCCACGGCGAGGGCGACGCGCGCTTCACGTACCACGAGGGCTTGAGCCGCTTCGAGGTGGACCTCCTCGGGGACATGAAGACGGGCGCCTTCCTGGACCAGGTGGACAACCACCTGCGCGCCGGGGAACTGGCGCGCGGCGAGGGGATGGACCTGTTCAGCTACCACGGCGGCTTCGCCCTCTCGCTCTCGCGCAACTGCACCTCGGTGCTCGCGGTGGAGCAGGACGCGAAGGCCGCCGCGCGCGCGAAGGCCAACGCCGAGGCCAACGGCCGCGCCAACGTCACCGTGGAGAACGCCAACGCCTTCGACGTGCTGCGCCGCTTCGATACGGAGGGGCGCCGCTTCGACACCATCGTCCTGGACCCGCCCGGCCTGGCCAAGCGCCGCGAGGGCCTGGCCACCGCGCTGCGCGCCTACCACGAGCTGAACCTGCGCGCCTTCCGCTGCCTCAAGCCGGACGGGCTGCTCGTCACCTGCTCCTGCTCGGGCAAGCTGGACCGCGCCGGCTTCGAGGAGATGGTGCTCGCGGCCGCCGCGGATGCGAAGCGGCCGGTGCAGATTCTCGAGCGCCGCGGCGCCGGGCTGGACCACCCGGTGCTCGGCGGCCTGCTGGAGACCGAGTACCTCAAGGCCCTCTACGTGAGGGCCCTGTAG